The Cryptococcus gattii WM276 chromosome B, complete sequence genome has a segment encoding these proteins:
- a CDS encoding Hypothetical protein (Similar to SGTC gene model, INSD accession EAL23628.1; CNBA2750), whose translation MAIEIGRLEIAAIASAGIALVLVIFVSVIYLVRKKSRRKLHSLRDHRSVTSTAALSGSHQSEFNRETFTTFGFGATGLASLPHIQAPTTSSPSTAQTLLMTLTNSSPNGKKQKLTKVLRDIGSCSAESGRRNTEELVVITYEDGLRKLGIDPNGQMPRPQHILYPEEYHDNKETAMFEPQIDGRVDSPRAKSGRDRGAGRVAPPALESTWLPSYYHLPNSGQINDAAYG comes from the exons ATGGCTATTGAAATCGGGCGGC TCGAGATTGCTGCCATAGCCTCGGCGGGGATAGCATTAGTCCTCGTAATCTTCGTCTCTGTGATTTATCTCGTTCGAAAGAAGTCGAGGCGGAAGTTACATTCACTTCGCGACCACCGTTCTGTTACGTCCACCGCGGCACTCTCAGGATCTCATCAATCTGAGTTCAATCGAGAGACCTTTACTACCTTTGGCTTCGGGGCAACAGGGTTAGCCTCTCTACCCCATATTCAGGCCCCGACCACCTCTAGTCCTAGTACAGCACAAACATTATTAATGACTCTAACCAATTCCAGCCCAAATGGCAAGAAGCAGAAACTTACAAAGGTCCTCAGAGATATCGGAAGCTGCAGCGCAGAAAGTGGAAGGCGTAACACTGAAGAATTAGTGGTCATCACATACGAAGATGGTCTGCGGAAGCTTGGCATTGATCCCAATGGACAAATGCCGCGCCCTCAGCACATTTTATATCCGGAAGAGTATCATGATAATAAAGAAACTGCCATGTTTGAACCTCAGATAGATGGGAGAGTGGACTCTCCAAGAGCAAAGTCTGGCAGGGACAGAGGCGCTGGTAGAGTAGCACCTCCAGCCTTAGAGAGTACATGGTTACCAAGTTATTACCATTTGCCGAACAGTGGCCAGATTAATGATGCAGCTTATGGGTAG